One Equus quagga isolate Etosha38 chromosome 5, UCLA_HA_Equagga_1.0, whole genome shotgun sequence genomic window carries:
- the C5H2orf49 gene encoding ashwin isoform X2, producing the protein MAGDVGGRSCTDSELLLHPELLSQEFLLLTLEQKNIPVENDVRINKDNLTDLYVQHAIPLPQRDLPKNRWGKMMEKKREQHEIKNETKRSSTVDGLRKRPLIVFDGSSTSTSIKVKKTENGDNERLKPPPQNHDLTHRKSSSGPVKSPPLSPVGTTPVKLKRAAPKEEAEAVNNLKPPEAKRKIQHVTWP; encoded by the exons ATGGCGGGGGATGTGGGCGGTCGCAGCTGTACGGATTCGGAGCTGCTGCTGCACCCGGAGCTGCTGTCCCAAGAGTTCCTTCTCCTCACCCTGGAGCAG AAGAACATACCTGTTGAAAATGACGTGAGaataaacaaagacaatcttaCTGATCTTTATGTCCAGCATGCAATACCATTGCCTCAGAGAGATTTGCCAAAGAATAGATGggggaaaatgatggaaaagaaaagagaacaacaTGAGATAAAAAATGAGACTAAAAG GAGTAGCACTGTAGACGGGTTAAGGAAAAGACCCCTCATTGTATTTGATGGAAGTTCAACAAGTACAagcataaaagtgaaaaagacagagaatggagATAATGAGCGACTCAAGCCTCCCCCTCAG AACCATGACTTAACGCATAGGAAAAGTTCTTCAGGCCCTGTGAAGTCGCCACCTTTGTCCCCTGTTGGAACTACTCCAGTAAAATTAAAGCGAGCTGCTCCTAAGGAAGAAGCCGAGGCCGTG AATAACCTGAAGCCCCCAGAAGCGAAGAGGAAGATACAACATGTTACATGGCCGTGA
- the C5H2orf49 gene encoding ashwin isoform X1 — MAGDVGGRSCTDSELLLHPELLSQEFLLLTLEQKNIPVENDVRINKDNLTDLYVQHAIPLPQRDLPKNRWGKMMEKKREQHEIKNETKRSSTVDGLRKRPLIVFDGSSTSTSIKVKKTENGDNERLKPPPQASFTSNAFRKLSNSSSSVSPLILSSNLPMNNKMEHNNNDTKQNHDLTHRKSSSGPVKSPPLSPVGTTPVKLKRAAPKEEAEAVNNLKPPEAKRKIQHVTWP; from the exons ATGGCGGGGGATGTGGGCGGTCGCAGCTGTACGGATTCGGAGCTGCTGCTGCACCCGGAGCTGCTGTCCCAAGAGTTCCTTCTCCTCACCCTGGAGCAG AAGAACATACCTGTTGAAAATGACGTGAGaataaacaaagacaatcttaCTGATCTTTATGTCCAGCATGCAATACCATTGCCTCAGAGAGATTTGCCAAAGAATAGATGggggaaaatgatggaaaagaaaagagaacaacaTGAGATAAAAAATGAGACTAAAAG GAGTAGCACTGTAGACGGGTTAAGGAAAAGACCCCTCATTGTATTTGATGGAAGTTCAACAAGTACAagcataaaagtgaaaaagacagagaatggagATAATGAGCGACTCAAGCCTCCCCCTCAGGCAAGCTTTACCAGTAATGCCTTTCGAAAATTATCAAATTCCTCTTCAAGTGTTTCACCCCTAATTTTGTCTTCCAATTTGCCTATGAACAATAAAATGGAACACAATAATAATGACACTAAACAGAACCATGACTTAACGCATAGGAAAAGTTCTTCAGGCCCTGTGAAGTCGCCACCTTTGTCCCCTGTTGGAACTACTCCAGTAAAATTAAAGCGAGCTGCTCCTAAGGAAGAAGCCGAGGCCGTG AATAACCTGAAGCCCCCAGAAGCGAAGAGGAAGATACAACATGTTACATGGCCGTGA